The following are from one region of the Nicotiana tomentosiformis chromosome 7, ASM39032v3, whole genome shotgun sequence genome:
- the LOC138895887 gene encoding uncharacterized protein — translation MVPRVGAKEVVIGDDRVMQFQGWICVPNVDGLIDLIFEEAHSSRYSIHPGVTKMYRDLKQHYWWRRIKRDIITYVSRCLNCQQVKYEHQKPKELIQRLEIPGAHHYGFCGRIATDLEEPGKARLLGADLVRDALEKVKVIQEQLHTAQTRKKSYADRKVRNVAYMVGEKV, via the exons ATGGTGCCGCGGgttggtgctaaggaggttgtgattggtgatgacCGTGTTATGCAATTTCAAGGctggatttgtgttccaaatgttgatgggttgataGATTTGATTtttgaggaggctcatagctcgcgatattccattcacccaggtgtcacgaagatgtaccgtgacctgaaacaacactattggtggcggagaaTAAAGAGAGATATCATTActtatgtatctcggtgtttgaattgtcaacaggtgaagtatgagcatcagaaaccgaAAGAGTTGattcagagattggagataccgggagcgcatcactatggattttgtggtaggattgccacggaccttgaggaa cctgggaaAGCTAGGTTGTTGGGCGCTGATTTAGTTcgtgatgccttggaaaaggtgaaggtGATCCAGGAGCAGCTTCATACAGCACAGAccagaaagaagagttatgctgataggaaggttcgtaatgttgcatacatggtgggtgagaaggtttag
- the LOC138895888 gene encoding uncharacterized protein gives MKDVMSFGKKGKLSPQYVGLFEVLERVGKVAYRLALLPSLSGVHAMFHVSMLQKYYGDPSYILDFITVQLNGDLTYDMESVAILDRQCMAPKKKARAGQRANVTPGVTVDPIIDDAGDHPRSENIPQVTTLPDSTTADQTALVPTPIEGATVPPTDIPVPPPASDLGVSDIELRGAIQMLTKIVASQAQRSSVGPTSSCHPGEPASSRVNKFLQSDPLVFTGTDPEEDPLDFIDEMHKTLRVMHTTETEGVEWASYRLKGVAYSWFELWEESREEGSPPARWGEFTDAFMDHFFPSETKAARASEFESLKQGSMNVWDYHMEFARLSKYAIHMLPTMEARVRQFVQGLSPLVINEASTAALNFNMNYGKMVAFAQVKETRKLKNRIERQSSSKARSVGKFGCSSGGSIGRSAFRGWPSGPSQ, from the exons atgaaggatgtgatgagtttcgggaagaagggcaagttgagccctcagtatgtTGGtctttttgaggtgcttgagagagtgggaaaggtggcttacagacttgcattactacctagtctatcaggtgttcatgcaatgtttcatgtttctatgctccagaagtattatggtgatccatcatATATTTTGGACTTCATCACGGTACAACTgaatggggatttgacttatgatatggagtcagtggccattttggaccgacag tgcatggcacctaagaagaaggcaagagctggccaaagagccaatgtcaccccaggagtgacagttgatcctataattgatgatgcgggtgaccACCCGAGGAGTGAAAATATTCCTCAAGttactacactacctgattctACCACAGCTGATCAGACCGCACTTGTCCCTACACCTAttgaaggtgcaacagttcctccaactgatattccagttccacctccagcttccGATTTGGGTGTGTCTGATATTGaacttaggggagccatacagatgttgacaaagatagtggcttctcaggcccaaagatcgagtgttgggcctacttcttcctgTCATCCAGGGGAACctgctagttctagggtgaacaagtttcttcagtcaGATCCTctagtgtttacgggtactgatcccgaggaggaccccctggacttcattgatgagatgcacaaaactctccgggttatgcatactacagagacggagggagtagagtgGGCCtcttaccgcctgaaaggggtggcctattcttggtttgagttgtgggaggaatctcgtgaggagggaagccctccggcaaggtggggtgaattcacagatgcctttatggatcatttctttccttccgaaactaaggcagctcgtgcctCTGaatttgaaagcctgaagcagggtagtatgaatgtgtgggattaccatatggagtttgcgcgcctgtccaagtatgctattcacatgttgcccactatggaggctagagtgcgtcaGTTTGttcagggccttagccccttggttattaatgaggcctctacagctgccttaaatttcaatatgaactatggtaagatggtggcatttgcccaagtcaaagagacccgcaaattgaagaatagaatagagCGTCAGAGTAGTAGCAAAGCCCGGTCCGTGGGCAAATTTGGTTGTTCTTCCGGTGGTAGTattggtaggtcggcattcaggggatggccatcaggaccatcccaatgA